A DNA window from Corvus hawaiiensis isolate bCorHaw1 chromosome 11, bCorHaw1.pri.cur, whole genome shotgun sequence contains the following coding sequences:
- the LOC125331713 gene encoding PHD finger protein 7-like, translating to MRSVSCFFLEEVANQCYFGNPFQDLIGKTFGQNCQPVFLNRNTCPVSIQEGEDERLEKVAVFLHGDSSQTRTMAEGKQEASDAREPACLLCRRAEADPDICGDKQEKHGLCAHIFCLNFASLIFRQDDDQTGFTGYRPRDIQLAVSRAAQEHCCVCGETGATIMCCQEDCDRWFHLPCAKEGHCVTQYITPYRSFCPEHCPEQDVRAIPEPGTECPICMEPVEERKSYTTLVCPACKKAWFHRDCIQGQALRAGALYFQCPLCRDDDEFAVQMFVMGIRIPFRQPTWEDNDAFAELGERHSWCNARKCLYPGGREEAEEEGPWELLLCSSCAAEGTHRRCSGLTSNTPSWECDSCAGLGTAPRDEPELNAPRDEPELNAPRDEPELNVPSLAGQDQQTQQRPTCTNEAAAAIFLAGEQQPLHGE from the exons ATGAGAAGCGTGTCATGTTTCTTCCTTGAAGAAGTTGCAAACCAATGTTACTTTGGAAATCCTTTCCAAGATCTAATAGGAAAAACTTTTGGCCAAAACTGTCAGCCTGTGTTTCTGAATAGGAATACGTGTCCTGTGTCAATTCAAG AGGGAGAGGACGAGCGCCTGGAGAAGGTCGCGGTGTTCCTGCACGGGGACTCATCGCAGACCAGAACCATGgcagaagggaagcaggaggccTCTGATGCCAGGGAGCCAG caTGCCTGCTGTGCCGCCGCGCAGAGGCTGACCCGGACATCTGCGGCGACAAACAGGAGAAGCACGGGCTCTGTGCCCACATCTTCTGCCTG AATTTCGCCAGCCTCATTTTTCGACAAGACGATGATCAGACCGGATTCACGGGCTATCGCCCTCGCGATATCCAACTTGCAGTCAGCCGGGCAGCTCAGGAG cactgctgcgtCTGTGGGGAGACTGGGGCCACCATCATGTGCTGTCAGGAAGACTGCGACAGATGGTTCCACCTGCCCTGTGCCAAGGAGGGTCACTGTGTGACTCAGTACATAACCCCATACAG gtccttctgccCTGAGCACTGCCCAGAACAGGATGTGAGGGCGATTCCGGAGCCAGGCACCGAATGCCCCATCTGCATGGAGCCtgtggaggagagaaagagctaCACAACACTGGTGTGCCCAGCGTGCAAAAAGGCCTGGTTCCACAGGGACTGCATCCAG ggacaggcctTGCGCGCTGGTGCATTGTACTTCCAGTGCCCCCTCTGCAGAGACGATGATGAGTTTGCTGTCCAAATGTTCGTCATGGGGATCCGAATCCCCTTCAG ACAGCCAACATGGGAGGACAACGATGCCTTTGCAGAATTAGGAGAGAGGCACAGCTGGTGCAATGCCAGGAAGTGCCTTTatccaggaggcagggaggaggcagaggaagaggg GCCCTGGGAActgctcctgtgctcctcctgtgctgctgagggcacCCACAGGCGCTGCTCTGGCCTCACAAGCAACACTCCCAGCTGGGAGTGCGACAGCTGTGCTGGTCTGGGCACAG CCCCCAGGGATGAGCCGGAGCTCAATGCCCCCAGGGATGAGCCTGAGCTCAATGCCCCCAGGGATGAGCCGGAGCTCaatgtccccagcctggccgGACA AGACCAGCAAACGCAGCAGCGTCCAACATGCACCaatgaggcagctgctgcaatcTTCCtcgctggagagcagcagcccctgcacggAGAGTGA
- the LOC125331715 gene encoding PHD finger protein 7-like: protein MSNFRQEKRRVGFMGYRPRDIQLAVSRAAQKHCCVCGETGATIMCCQEDCDRWFHLPCAKEGHCVTEYITPYSSYCPEHCPEQDVRAIPEPGTECPICMEPVEERKSYTTLVCPACKKAWFHRDCIQGQALRAGALYFQCPLCRDDDEFAVQMFLMGIRIPFRQPTWEDNDAFAELGERHSWCNARKCLYPGGREEAEEEGPWELLLCSSCAAEGTHRRCSGLTSNTPSWECDSCAGLGTAPRDEPELNAPRDEPELNAPRDEPELNVPSLAGQSGLEPSHGLEPSHSSAQSEAISPNSGILAPSGVPPLSPSPETSKRSSVQHAPMRQLLQSSSLESSSPCTESEVTSRSSDTSHSRGSGSDRRQNRSRRQSWASNPPVRSRSRRDRSQRTGPRAERPRHRRTPSETSPRRSRSRQQRRASNPPVRSRSRRDRSQRTAPRAETPRPRETTSGTSTRSNRSRRRRQASNPPLQSRSRRDRSRRTAATAERPRPRETPSETSPRRSRTRQRLR from the exons ATGTCCAATTTTCGACAAGAAAAGCGTCGTGTAGGATTCATGGGCTATCGCCCTCGCGATATCCAACTTGCAGTCAGCCGGGCGGCTCAGAAG cactgctgcgtCTGTGGGGAGACTGGGGCCACCATCATGTGCTGTCAGGAAGACTGCGACAGATGGTTCCACCTGCCCTGTGCCAAGGAGGGTCACTGTGTGACTGAATACATAACCCCATACAG ctcCTACTGCCCTGAGCACTGCCCAGAACAGGATGTGAGGGCGATTCCGGAGCCAGGCACCGAATGCCCCATCTGCATGGAGCCtgtggaggagagaaagagctaCACAACACTGGTGTGCCCAGCGTGCAAAAAGGCCTGGTTCCACAGGGACTGCATCCAG ggacaggcctTGCGCGCTGGTGCATTGTACTTCCAGTGCCCCCTCTGCAGAGACGATGATGAGTTTGCTGTCCAAATGTTCCTCATGGGGATCCGAATCCCCTTCAG ACAGCCAACATGGGAGGACAACGATGCCTTTGCAGAATTAGGAGAGAGGCACAGCTGGTGCAATGCCAGGAAGTGCCTTTatccaggaggcagggaggaggcagaggaagaggg GCCCTGGGAActgctcctgtgctcctcctgtgctgctgagggcacCCACAGGCGCTGCTCTGGCCTCACAAGCAACACTCCCAGCTGGGAGTGCGACAGCTGTGCTGGTCTGGGCACAG CCCCCAGGGATGAGCCGGAGCTCAATGCCCCCAGGGATGAGCCGGAGCTCAATGCCCCCAGGGATGAGCCGGAGCTCaatgtccccagcctggccgGACAGTCAGGATTGGAGCCTTCTCATGGATTGGAGCCTTCCCATAGCTCTGCACAATCCGAGGCCATCAGCCCCAACTCTGGCATCCTGGCACCATCGGGTGTGCCTCCCCTGTCTCCGTCTCCAGAGACCAGCAAACGCAGCAGCGTCCAACATGCACCaatgaggcagctgctgcaatcTTCCtcgctggagagcagcagcccctgcacggAGAGTGAGGTGACATCAAGGTCATCAGACACCAGCCATTCCAGAGGCTCTGGGTCTGACCGCAGGCAAAATCGCTCTCGCCGGCAAAGTTGGGCCTCAAATCCACCTGTCCGGTCGAGGAGTCGCCGTGACAGGAGCCAGAGGACAGGACCAAGGGCTgagaggcccaggcacagaagGACACCATCAGAGACATCCCCCAGACGCAGCCGCTCGCGCCAGCAACGTCGGGCCTCAAATCCACCTGTCCGGTCGCGGAGTCGCCGTGACAGGAGCCAGAGGACAGCACCAAGGGCTGAGACGCCCAGGCCGAGGGAGACAACATCAGGGACATCCACCAGGAGCAACCGCTCCCGCCGGCGACGTCAGGCCTCAAATCCACCTCTCCAGTCGAGGAGTCGCCGTGACAGGAGCCGCAGgacagcagcaactgctgagaGGCCCAGGCCGAGGGAGACACCATCAGAGACATCCCCCAGACGCAGCCGCACCCGCCAGCGACTTCGC
- the LOC125331409 gene encoding nucleolar protein 8-like, with amino-acid sequence MKEEPYILGPIKPVKVTWQEDPRFQDSSSESDDEPEPSEIGKDQEMFLSLPHTESARVFFFSKDDERLREGPKLFCRSVELSEEKEGWEDRRRLLLEVSMKRLFPGNCG; translated from the exons ATGAAAGAAG AGCCTTACATACTTGGACCAATAAAACCGGTGAAAGTCACATGGCAAGAGGATCCACGTTTCCAAGACAGCAGTTCTGAGAGTGATGATGAGCCTGAACCATCAGAAATTGGAAAGGACCAAGAAAT GTTTCTTTCTTTACCACACACGGAAAGTGCTAGagtcttcttcttctccaaagaTGATGAACGCCTAAGAG AGGGCCCAAAGTTATTTTGTAGATCAGTAGAgctcagtgaagaaaaagagggttGGGAAGACAGACGTAGATTATTGCTTGAGGTGAGTATGAAACGTCTGTTCCCTGGTAACTGTGGCTGA
- the LOC125331714 gene encoding PHD finger protein 7-like: protein MRSVSCFFLEEVANQCYFGNPFQDLIGKTFGQNCQPVFLNRNTCPVSIQEGEDERLEKVAVFLHGDSSQTRTMAEGKQEASDAREPACLLCRRAEADPDICGDKQEKHGLCAHIFCLNFASLIFRQDDDQTGFTGYRPRDIQLAVSRAAQEHCCVCGETGATIMCCQEDCDRWFHLPCAKEGHCVTQYITPYRSFCPEHCPEQDVRAIPEPGTECPICMEPVEERKSYTTLVCPACKKAWFHRDCIQGQALRAGALYFQCPLCRDDDEFAVQMFVMGIRIPFRQPTWEDNDAFAELGERHSWCNARKCLYPGGREEAEEEGPWELLLCSSCAAEGTHRRCSGLTSNTPSWECDSCAGLGTAPRDEPELNAPRDEPELNAPRDEPELNVPSLAGQDQQTQQRPTCTNEAAAAIFLAGEQQPLHGE, encoded by the exons ATGAGAAGCGTGTCATGTTTCTTCCTTGAAGAAGTTGCAAACCAATGTTACTTTGGAAATCCTTTCCAAGATCTAATAGGAAAAACTTTTGGCCAAAACTGTCAGCCTGTGTTTCTGAATAGGAATACGTGTCCTGTGTCAATTCAAG AGGGAGAGGACGAGCGCCTGGAGAAGGTCGCGGTGTTCCTGCACGGGGACTCATCGCAGACCAGAACCATGgcagaagggaagcaggaggccTCTGATGCCAGGGAGCCAG caTGCCTGCTGTGCCGCCGCGCAGAGGCTGACCCGGACATCTGCGGCGACAAACAGGAGAAGCACGGGCTCTGTGCCCACATCTTCTGCCTG AATTTCGCCAGCCTCATTTTTCGACAAGACGATGATCAGACCGGATTCACGGGCTATCGCCCTCGCGATATCCAACTTGCAGTCAGCCGGGCAGCTCAGGAG cactgctgcgtCTGTGGGGAGACTGGGGCCACCATCATGTGCTGTCAGGAAGACTGCGACAGATGGTTCCACCTGCCCTGTGCCAAGGAGGGTCACTGTGTGACTCAGTACATAACCCCATACAG gtccttctgccCTGAGCACTGCCCAGAACAGGATGTGAGGGCGATTCCGGAGCCAGGCACCGAATGCCCCATCTGCATGGAGCCtgtggaggagagaaagagctaCACAACACTGGTGTGCCCAGCGTGCAAAAAGGCCTGGTTCCACAGGGACTGCATCCAG ggacaggcctTGCGCGCTGGTGCATTGTACTTCCAGTGCCCCCTCTGCAGAGACGATGATGAGTTTGCTGTCCAAATGTTCGTCATGGGGATCCGAATCCCCTTCAG ACAGCCAACATGGGAGGACAACGATGCCTTTGCAGAATTAGGAGAGAGGCACAGCTGGTGCAATGCCAGGAAGTGCCTTTatccaggaggcagggaggaggcagaggaagaggg GCCCTGGGAActgctcctgtgctcctcctgtgctgctgagggcacCCACAGGCGCTGCTCTGGCCTCACAAGCAACACTCCCAGCTGGGAGTGCGACAGCTGTGCTGGTCTGGGCACAG CCCCCAGGGATGAGCCGGAGCTCAATGCCCCCAGGGATGAGCCTGAGCTCAATGCCCCCAGGGATGAGCCGGAGCTCaatgtccccagcctggccgGACA AGACCAGCAAACACAGCAGCGTCCAACATGCACCaatgaggcagctgctgcaatcTTCCtcgctggagagcagcagcccctgcacggAGAGTGA